In one Polaribacter sp. ALD11 genomic region, the following are encoded:
- a CDS encoding MATE family efflux transporter: MNKLANKLGTEKISKLLIKQAVPATIGILVMSLNMIVDTIFVGQWIGVLAIAAITVVLPIAFLISSIGMGIGIGGSSIISRALGANNSEKAFLTFGNQISLTVILAILFVILGNIFSVSILNLFGAKGDILPIASEYFNVIIYGVPFLAFAMMGNPTIRAEGKPKYAMYAMMVPAVLNVLLDILFIKYFNWGMYGAGLATSISYVSCGLYILYFFLSSKSELKIIPKNFKLDFKIVKEITQIGGVSVVRQGAISILMIVLNYSLFTYGGEISIAVYGIINRVMMFAFSPILGISQGFLPVAGFNIGAEKNDRVKETIKKSIFFGSVIGTLIFIAVAIFKEEIIWIFTNDATLLEKTPDALLIVFLVTPVVTMQLVGSAYFQAAGKVMPALFLTLLKQGIFLIPLAYFLPIYFGINGVWWSFPIADVLSTIITILVLKREVNRNLK; this comes from the coding sequence ATGAACAAGCTAGCAAACAAATTAGGTACAGAAAAAATAAGTAAATTATTGATAAAACAAGCAGTTCCTGCAACGATAGGAATTCTTGTAATGTCTTTAAACATGATAGTAGACACCATTTTTGTAGGACAATGGATTGGTGTTTTGGCAATTGCAGCAATTACAGTAGTCTTGCCAATTGCTTTTTTAATTTCTTCTATAGGAATGGGAATTGGAATTGGGGGAAGCTCTATCATTTCTAGAGCTTTAGGTGCAAATAATTCTGAAAAAGCTTTTTTAACCTTCGGAAATCAGATTAGTTTAACAGTTATTTTAGCCATACTTTTTGTAATTCTTGGAAACATTTTTAGTGTTTCTATTTTAAATTTATTTGGTGCAAAAGGAGACATTCTACCAATTGCATCAGAATATTTTAACGTAATTATTTACGGAGTTCCTTTTTTAGCTTTTGCGATGATGGGAAACCCAACAATTAGAGCAGAAGGAAAACCAAAGTACGCTATGTATGCAATGATGGTTCCTGCTGTATTAAATGTTTTATTAGATATTTTATTTATAAAATATTTTAATTGGGGAATGTACGGAGCAGGTTTAGCAACCTCAATTTCTTATGTAAGTTGCGGGTTGTATATTTTGTATTTCTTTTTATCTTCTAAAAGTGAATTAAAAATTATACCAAAGAACTTTAAATTAGATTTTAAAATAGTGAAAGAAATTACACAGATAGGTGGCGTTTCTGTGGTTAGACAAGGTGCAATTAGCATATTAATGATTGTTTTAAATTACTCACTTTTTACCTATGGTGGCGAAATATCTATTGCAGTCTATGGAATTATAAATAGAGTAATGATGTTTGCTTTTTCTCCAATTTTAGGAATTTCACAAGGTTTTTTACCTGTTGCTGGTTTTAATATTGGTGCAGAAAAAAACGACCGAGTAAAAGAAACCATTAAAAAATCTATCTTTTTTGGTTCTGTAATTGGAACATTAATTTTTATTGCAGTTGCTATTTTTAAAGAAGAAATTATTTGGATTTTTACAAACGACGCTACACTTTTAGAAAAAACACCCGATGCCTTGTTAATTGTCTTTTTAGTTACACCAGTTGTAACCATGCAATTAGTGGGTTCCGCCTACTTTCAGGCAGCAGGAAAGGTAATGCCTGCTTTATTTTTAACCCTTTTAAAACAAGGAATATTCTTAATTCCATTAGCCTATTTTTTACCAATTTATTTTGGTATAAATGGTGTTTGGTGGTCCTTCCCTATTGCAGATGTGCTGTCTACAATTATAACAATTTTGGTTTTAAAACGAGAAGTTAATCGAAATTTGAAGTAG
- a CDS encoding DUF1853 family protein codes for MHQKTKDIQKRYDGFLQTNCLWKGNAIFGLQHFNLPYKSSKINSILDEKLRLGKYIERFVSFELAQDASIEIVSENIQIQKEKITLGELDCILLKDKKPVHLEIIYKFYLFDASVGTSEIDHFIGPNRKDSLVEKLTKLKGKQLPLLYSNECLKYLKTINLSSENIAQQVYFKAQLFVPFSDKKIQLSKINNDCIVGFYSKLEELEQFSNCKFFIPIKKDWLVVPHENVNWCSFIQFKEETNSILERQFSPLCWLKKENGEIEKFFLVWW; via the coding sequence ATGCATCAAAAAACAAAAGATATACAGAAAAGATACGATGGCTTTTTACAAACAAATTGTTTGTGGAAAGGCAATGCAATTTTTGGCCTACAACATTTTAACCTTCCGTATAAATCATCTAAAATTAACAGTATCCTTGATGAGAAATTACGCTTAGGAAAATACATAGAACGTTTTGTTTCCTTTGAATTAGCACAAGACGCATCCATAGAGATTGTTTCTGAAAACATTCAAATTCAAAAAGAAAAAATTACACTTGGTGAGTTAGATTGTATTCTTTTAAAAGATAAAAAACCCGTTCATTTAGAAATTATCTATAAATTCTATTTGTTTGATGCATCCGTTGGAACTTCTGAAATAGACCATTTTATTGGTCCGAATAGAAAAGATTCTTTAGTTGAAAAACTAACAAAACTAAAAGGAAAACAGTTACCACTGCTCTACTCTAATGAATGTTTAAAATATTTAAAAACAATCAATTTATCATCAGAAAACATTGCACAACAAGTCTATTTTAAAGCACAATTATTTGTTCCTTTTTCTGATAAAAAAATTCAGTTATCAAAAATAAATAATGATTGTATTGTAGGTTTTTATAGCAAACTAGAAGAATTAGAACAGTTTTCTAACTGTAAATTTTTTATTCCTATTAAAAAAGATTGGTTAGTGGTTCCGCATGAAAATGTAAACTGGTGCTCTTTTATTCAATTTAAAGAAGAGACTAATTCAATTTTAGAACGACAATTTTCTCCACTTTGTTGGCTAAAAAAAGAAAACGGAGAAATTGAAAAGTTCTTTTTAGTTTGGTGGTAA
- a CDS encoding ABC transporter permease, producing the protein MKFLFDSDTWQEIYGSIRKNKVRTAITIIGVLWGIFLLVVLLGAARGMENGFNKLFGNFATNSVFVWTQSTDTPFKGFQEGRRFTLTMNDIEVLKSEYSDEIKLLAPRNQTNNLIIKDFKSGNFKVSGDYPILDQIQKKQLLYGRFLNQNDISSIGKVTVISEDMYKQLFDKDEFPIGQYVKINSISYKVIGVYKPSNTIDFDGDCAYIPFSTFKKVYNTANKVDWMMITAHEGTDIEQMESDVLLTLKGLHKVHPDDERAFGSVNLGKEIGKITGFITGMQFLTWFVGIATLIAGVFAIGNILLITVKERTKEIGIRRALGATPKSIRQQIVLESVFLTTVAGMLGIIFGSVVLFLIDMAFGQGEDAALINPTVNIPIILIAFVTLIVLGTLIGLIPAHMATVVKPIEALREE; encoded by the coding sequence ATGAAATTTTTATTCGATTCAGATACTTGGCAAGAGATTTACGGAAGCATTCGTAAAAACAAAGTAAGAACTGCAATTACTATAATTGGTGTGCTTTGGGGAATTTTCTTGTTAGTCGTTTTATTAGGTGCCGCAAGAGGAATGGAAAATGGTTTTAACAAATTGTTTGGTAATTTTGCAACCAACAGTGTTTTTGTTTGGACGCAGTCTACAGATACTCCTTTTAAAGGTTTTCAAGAAGGAAGAAGATTTACATTAACAATGAATGATATTGAGGTGTTAAAATCTGAATATTCAGACGAGATTAAATTGTTAGCACCAAGAAATCAGACAAACAATTTAATTATAAAAGACTTTAAATCTGGTAATTTTAAAGTGAGTGGAGATTATCCCATCTTAGATCAAATTCAGAAAAAACAATTATTATATGGTCGTTTTTTAAATCAGAATGATATTTCATCAATAGGAAAAGTTACTGTCATATCAGAAGATATGTACAAGCAATTATTTGATAAAGACGAATTTCCAATCGGGCAATACGTTAAAATAAATAGTATCAGTTATAAAGTTATTGGAGTTTACAAGCCATCAAATACTATAGATTTTGATGGAGATTGTGCATACATTCCGTTTTCTACTTTTAAAAAAGTGTACAATACTGCCAATAAGGTAGATTGGATGATGATAACGGCACATGAAGGAACAGATATCGAACAAATGGAAAGTGACGTGTTACTTACTTTAAAAGGGTTGCATAAAGTACACCCAGATGACGAAAGAGCTTTTGGTAGTGTGAACCTAGGAAAAGAAATAGGAAAGATTACAGGTTTTATAACGGGTATGCAGTTCTTAACCTGGTTTGTAGGTATCGCTACTCTAATAGCAGGAGTTTTTGCAATTGGTAACATTCTTTTAATTACCGTAAAAGAACGTACAAAAGAAATTGGAATTAGAAGAGCGTTAGGTGCAACACCAAAAAGTATTAGACAGCAAATTGTATTAGAATCCGTTTTTCTAACAACAGTAGCAGGCATGTTAGGTATTATTTTTGGAAGTGTAGTTTTATTTTTAATTGACATGGCATTTGGCCAAGGTGAAGATGCTGCATTAATAAACCCAACAGTAAACATCCCCATTATATTGATTGCATTTGTCACGTTAATAGTGCTAGGAACCTTAATAGGATTGATTCCGGCACACATGGCAACAGTAGTAAAACCAATAGAAGCATTAAGAGAAGAATAA
- a CDS encoding thioesterase family protein — translation MKDIFELKVTVTSENIDDLNHVNNVVYVQWMDTVAFEHWAFLTRDTPLPQYIWVVLKHEIEYLKQAVLGDEITIKTWVGETKGFKSERLMEFYRENQLLVKAKTVWGMLDVIKYKPVRIREDVMKVLYP, via the coding sequence ATGAAGGATATTTTTGAATTAAAAGTAACAGTTACCTCTGAAAATATAGACGATTTAAATCATGTAAATAATGTAGTTTATGTACAATGGATGGATACAGTTGCTTTTGAGCATTGGGCTTTTTTGACTAGAGATACACCTTTACCACAATATATTTGGGTGGTTTTAAAACACGAAATAGAATACTTAAAACAAGCCGTTTTAGGAGATGAAATTACTATAAAAACGTGGGTTGGAGAAACAAAAGGCTTTAAATCTGAACGTTTGATGGAATTTTATAGAGAGAATCAATTATTAGTTAAAGCTAAAACAGTTTGGGGAATGTTAGATGTAATAAAATACAAACCTGTTAGAATTAGAGAAGATGTTATGAAGGTTTTATATCCTTAA
- a CDS encoding DUF2461 domain-containing protein: MQFQKSTFKYLEDLQKNNNRDWFADHKETYLKEQQNVKDVFAAINLNLQKHDEIEKSKMMRIYRDVRFSKDKTPYKAHFANSFSRLGKDLRGGYFLRIRPGESFLAGGFWEPSKDDLLRIRKEIELDASEIKDILKDKNYQKYFGGKFESFSELKTAPRGFDKEHPDVDLLRKKGFIATRNFTDAEVLAPNFVEEVDKSFKALRPFFNLFSDILTTNLNGESIV, translated from the coding sequence ATGCAATTCCAGAAATCTACATTTAAATACCTTGAAGACCTACAAAAAAATAACAATAGAGATTGGTTTGCAGATCATAAAGAAACATACTTAAAAGAACAACAAAATGTAAAAGATGTATTTGCAGCTATAAATTTAAACTTGCAAAAGCATGATGAAATAGAGAAATCTAAAATGATGCGTATTTATAGAGATGTTCGTTTTTCTAAAGACAAAACACCTTACAAAGCACATTTTGCAAATTCTTTTTCTAGATTAGGTAAAGATTTAAGAGGTGGTTATTTTCTAAGAATTAGACCAGGAGAATCTTTTTTGGCTGGTGGATTTTGGGAACCTAGTAAAGATGATTTATTAAGAATTCGAAAAGAAATTGAGTTAGACGCTTCAGAAATAAAAGATATTTTAAAAGATAAAAATTATCAAAAGTATTTTGGCGGAAAATTTGAGAGTTTTTCTGAATTAAAAACAGCTCCTAGAGGTTTCGATAAAGAACACCCAGATGTAGATTTATTACGCAAAAAAGGATTTATTGCAACTAGAAATTTTACAGATGCAGAAGTATTAGCACCTAATTTTGTAGAAGAAGTAGATAAAAGTTTTAAAGCTCTACGTCCGTTTTTTAATTTATTTAGTGATATTTTAACGACGAATTTGAATGGAGAGTCAATTGTTTAA
- a CDS encoding efflux RND transporter periplasmic adaptor subunit, which yields MSKRSKIILIVIAVCFIAALVWFGKKNKKSIVEYETETPFRTTIVKKTVATGKVIPLEEIEIKPQITGIIDKVMLLEGSKVKKGDLIAVVRVVPNEQSLISAKGRVDNAKLRVNNGQVSYKRSKNLFDKGVIARAEYEGVELSYNQAQQDLKNAQNDYLIIKRGSAGSGGAANTNIIAQMSGTILEIPVKEGDQVIQSNNFNAGTTIASIADMSKMIFEGKVDESEVGKLVKGTDIEVSIGAIEGTKFPAKLNFIAPKGTEEGGAVQFKIKADVSLDDKFFIRAGYSANADIVLIKKDSVLAIKEGVLKFDKKTEEPYVEVKTGEGTFEKRTVKLGTSDGVNVEVLEGVTKDDEIKVWNKASKDEKKKD from the coding sequence ATGAGTAAAAGATCTAAAATTATTTTAATAGTTATAGCAGTATGTTTTATTGCAGCACTTGTTTGGTTCGGTAAAAAGAACAAAAAGAGTATTGTAGAATATGAAACAGAAACACCATTTAGAACAACAATTGTTAAAAAAACAGTAGCTACTGGTAAAGTAATCCCTTTAGAGGAAATTGAAATTAAGCCTCAAATTACCGGAATTATAGACAAAGTAATGTTGTTAGAAGGTTCGAAAGTTAAAAAAGGAGATTTAATTGCAGTTGTTAGAGTTGTGCCTAATGAACAATCTTTAATTAGTGCAAAAGGTCGAGTAGACAATGCTAAATTAAGAGTAAATAACGGACAAGTTTCTTACAAAAGATCTAAAAATTTATTTGACAAAGGTGTAATTGCAAGAGCAGAATATGAAGGTGTAGAATTATCTTACAATCAAGCACAACAAGATTTAAAGAATGCTCAGAATGATTATTTAATTATTAAAAGAGGTTCTGCAGGTTCAGGTGGTGCGGCAAATACCAATATTATTGCACAAATGTCTGGTACAATTTTAGAGATTCCTGTAAAAGAAGGAGATCAGGTAATTCAATCTAACAATTTTAATGCAGGTACTACTATTGCATCAATTGCAGATATGAGTAAAATGATTTTTGAAGGAAAAGTAGACGAATCTGAAGTTGGTAAACTAGTTAAAGGAACTGATATTGAAGTTTCGATTGGTGCAATTGAAGGAACTAAATTTCCTGCAAAATTGAACTTTATAGCACCTAAAGGAACTGAAGAAGGTGGTGCTGTTCAATTTAAAATTAAAGCAGATGTTTCTTTAGATGATAAATTTTTTATTAGAGCAGGTTATAGTGCAAATGCAGATATTGTTTTAATAAAAAAAGACAGTGTTCTGGCTATAAAAGAAGGGGTGTTAAAGTTTGACAAAAAAACAGAAGAGCCTTATGTTGAAGTAAAAACTGGTGAAGGAACTTTTGAAAAAAGAACAGTAAAACTAGGAACTTCTGACGGTGTAAATGTTGAAGTTTTAGAAGGTGTTACGAAAGATGACGAAATAAAAGTTTGGAACAAAGCTTCTAAAGACGAGAAAAAGAAAGACTAA
- a CDS encoding ABC transporter ATP-binding protein produces MIKIEGLHKSYPIGKDSLHVLKGIDLHIKEGEFVSIMGSSGSGKSTLLNIVGLLDVHDEGNYYLNGQLIKDLNEKKAAILRNKFLGFIFQSFNLISYKTALENVALPLYYKGMARKERLKVALDYLDKVGLKDWANHLPNELSGGQKQRVAIARALVTKPKVVLADEPTGALDSTTTDSVMDLLKDINNEGMTVFVITHEEEVAEQTKRIVRLKDGVIISDEFTKAAKAV; encoded by the coding sequence ATGATTAAAATAGAAGGATTACACAAATCTTACCCAATAGGAAAAGATTCTTTACACGTTTTAAAAGGAATAGATTTACATATAAAAGAAGGCGAATTCGTTTCTATTATGGGATCTTCAGGTTCTGGTAAATCTACTTTATTAAATATTGTTGGTTTATTAGATGTGCATGACGAAGGTAACTATTACTTAAACGGCCAACTAATAAAAGATTTAAATGAGAAAAAAGCAGCAATTTTAAGAAACAAATTTTTAGGATTCATTTTTCAATCGTTCAACTTAATCTCTTACAAAACGGCTTTAGAAAATGTTGCATTGCCTTTGTATTATAAAGGAATGGCAAGAAAAGAGCGTTTAAAAGTAGCTTTAGACTATTTAGATAAAGTTGGTTTAAAAGATTGGGCAAATCATTTACCAAACGAACTTTCTGGAGGACAAAAACAACGTGTTGCCATTGCAAGAGCTTTGGTAACAAAACCAAAGGTTGTTTTAGCAGATGAACCAACAGGAGCATTAGATTCTACTACAACAGATTCTGTAATGGATTTGTTAAAAGATATTAATAACGAAGGAATGACTGTTTTTGTAATTACACATGAAGAAGAAGTTGCAGAACAGACCAAAAGAATTGTACGTTTAAAGGATGGTGTTATTATTAGTGATGAATTTACCAAAGCAGCAAAAGCAGTTTAA
- a CDS encoding ABC transporter permease, with product MFDLDRWREIFQSINKNRLRSVMSGFTVAFAILLFTLLFGIVSGLSNSFKGAFADDAQNAMFVRVWKTSKPYKGLQTGRQIQLKNKDYDYIGDEYSDKIQYKSARIYKNFSIKYKNEANSYSVMAVNPDHQFLEKTIIDEGRYLNERDLNEKSKSIVIGRLIKEDLFGERPALGKRVNVNGSSYLVIGVFSDEGGDNEERKAFIPLTTAQGMYGNNDYINQVALGYSPDLSLDRAIAFGNQMERDLRKRMNIHPDDQSALSVRNMAEANKGVGQFMGILYAIVILIGSGTLVAGIIGISNIMIFVIKERTKEFGIRKALGAVPSSIVGMVVQESVLITTIAGYLGLSLGTYILSLIGNSLEEDYFIKDPSVSTGIVIGATVVLITSGLIAGYIPAKRAANIKPIEALRAD from the coding sequence ATGTTTGATTTAGATCGATGGAGAGAAATTTTTCAAAGTATTAATAAGAACAGGCTACGTTCTGTAATGTCTGGTTTTACAGTAGCTTTTGCAATTTTACTTTTTACATTATTATTTGGTATTGTGAGTGGTTTAAGCAACTCTTTTAAAGGTGCTTTTGCAGATGATGCTCAAAACGCGATGTTTGTTCGTGTTTGGAAAACTTCTAAACCTTATAAAGGTTTACAAACAGGTAGACAAATTCAACTTAAAAATAAAGATTACGATTACATTGGAGATGAATATAGTGATAAAATACAATACAAATCTGCAAGAATTTATAAGAATTTTTCTATTAAATATAAAAATGAAGCAAATTCTTACAGTGTAATGGCTGTAAATCCAGATCATCAATTTTTAGAAAAAACAATTATAGATGAAGGAAGGTATTTAAATGAGCGAGATTTAAACGAAAAATCTAAATCTATTGTTATTGGTAGATTAATCAAAGAAGATTTATTTGGAGAAAGACCTGCTTTAGGAAAAAGAGTAAATGTAAATGGAAGTTCTTATTTAGTGATTGGTGTTTTTTCTGATGAAGGCGGAGATAATGAAGAAAGAAAAGCATTTATACCTTTAACTACAGCGCAAGGAATGTATGGTAATAACGATTACATTAATCAGGTTGCATTAGGATATAGCCCAGATCTAAGTTTAGACAGAGCAATTGCTTTCGGGAATCAAATGGAGCGTGATTTACGTAAAAGAATGAATATTCACCCAGATGACCAAAGTGCACTTTCTGTTAGAAATATGGCAGAGGCAAATAAAGGTGTTGGCCAGTTTATGGGAATTTTATATGCCATTGTAATTTTAATTGGTTCGGGAACTTTAGTCGCAGGAATTATTGGTATTTCTAATATTATGATTTTTGTAATTAAAGAAAGAACAAAAGAATTTGGTATTCGAAAAGCATTAGGTGCAGTACCTTCTTCTATTGTTGGTATGGTGGTGCAAGAATCGGTCTTAATTACAACCATTGCAGGGTATCTAGGGCTTTCTTTAGGAACTTATATTTTAAGCTTAATTGGCAATAGTTTAGAAGAAGATTATTTTATTAAAGACCCAAGTGTAAGTACAGGTATTGTAATTGGCGCTACTGTTGTATTAATCACATCCGGATTAATTGCAGGATATATACCCGCAAAAAGAGCTGCAAATATTAAACCTATTGAAGCATTAAGAGCAGATTAA